In one window of Henckelia pumila isolate YLH828 chromosome 1, ASM3356847v2, whole genome shotgun sequence DNA:
- the LOC140875883 gene encoding UPF0481 protein At3g47200-like produces MHPGDILRVCKIISQKLASVTAEKSKCFIFKVHNHLRDVNDKAYDPEIIAIGPYHRDKDNIKMMEEHKLRYLRSLVEHQKVNIAVFVSAIGEMEQEARKCYAEPIRLDAAQFTEMLVLDGCFIIELVRKFSMVRSEEHENDPIFRRGWMMNSLMHDLILFENQIPFSVLCKLFYLISIPNNHNQLIQQVLRFFHGIFPGKGCRLSVDKSPNEIKHLLELIHISWRPPSTMSGTDDSAKHRERKWRFINSATELRNANVKFKNSGKDSLFDIKFDNGNLLVPPLLIEDKTESFFRNLIAYEQYFEDRSNYVTDYVKFLDSLINSLADVEILCHHGIIDNWRGDGKMVSNMFNKLDQFVTYSVPEQFMYSEIFESVNAHCERRRNKWMAKLKQHHLNSPWAIMSIVAALVLLLLTATQTVCSVLQVV; encoded by the coding sequence ATGCATCCCGGTGACATATTACGGGTCTGCAAAATCATAAGCCAAAAACTTGCTAGCGTTACCGCAGAAAAGTcaaaatgttttatttttaaggTGCATAATCATCTACGGGATGTTAATGACAAAGCCTATGATCCAGAAATCATCGCTATTGGCCCGTATCATCGCGACAAAGATAATATAAAGATGATGGAAGAGCACAAGTTACGGTATCTTCGGTCACTTGTTGAACACCAAAAAGTGAATATTGCAGTTTTTGTCTCCGCTATTGGGGAAATGGAACAAGAAGCACGAAAATGTTATGCCGAACCCATTCGCCTCGATGCAGCTCAGTTTACTGAAATGTTGGTTCTCGATGGTTGTTTTATCATTGAGTTAGTACGAAAGTTCAGCATGGTTCGGTCGGAAGAACATGAGAATGACCCCATCTTCCGAAGGGGGTGGATGATGAATAGTTTGATGCACGATCTGATTTTGTTTGAAAATCAAATCCCATTCTCTGTTCTGTGCAAGTTGTTTTACCTGATTAGCATTCCAAACAACCACAACCAGTTAATACAACAGGTTCTAAGGTTCTTCCATGGTATTTTCCCTGGAAAAGGATGTAGATTGAGTGTAGACAAAAGTCCAAATGAGATAAAGCATTTACTGGAGTTGATACATATCAGCTGGCGTCCTCCATCGACTATGTCGGGTACCGATGACAGTGCAAAGCATAGAGAAAGAAAATGGCGATTTATTAACTCTGCAACAGAGCTTAGAAATGCCAACGTGAAGTTTAAAAATAGCGGCAAGGATTCATTGTTCGATATCAAATTCGACAACGGGAATTTGCTAGTGCCCCCTCTACTCATTGAAGATAAAACCGAGTCTTTTTTCAGAAATCTCATCGCCTACGAGCAGTATTTTGAGGATCGGTCCAATTATGTGACAGATTACGTGAAGTTTCTTGATTCATTGATTAATTCTCTGGCAGATGTTGAAATACTTTGTCATCATGGGATTATTGACAATTGGAGGGGTGATGGAAAAATGGTTTCCAACATGTTTAATAAGCTCGACCAGTTTGTTACTTATTCAGTTCCAGAGCAATTTATGTATTCGGAAATCTTTGAGAGCGTGAATGCGCATTGTGAGCGACGAAGAAATAAGTGGATGGCCAAGTTGAAGCAACACCACTTGAATAGTCCTTGGGCGATTATGTCTATAGTTGCTGCTTTGGTACTGCTGCTTCTCACCGCAACTCAAACAGTCTGCTCTGTATTACAAGTAGTCTAA